In methanogenic archaeon ISO4-H5, the following are encoded in one genomic region:
- a CDS encoding phosphoribosylaminoimidazole carboxylase Ade2, producing the protein MAKVFIIMGSKSDFPIAEKAIKVLNKFGVAYDIAVASAHRTPQRVEQLVTGTDASVFISIAGLSAALPGVIASFTTKPVIGVPVSGSLNYDAMLSIVQMPPGIPVAAVGMDRGDNAATLAIEMLALFDSALAKKLADDRKAMAEKVEKDSDFVVGEAGKVQ; encoded by the coding sequence ATGGCAAAAGTCTTCATAATTATGGGAAGCAAGAGCGATTTCCCCATCGCCGAGAAGGCCATCAAGGTCCTGAACAAATTCGGCGTTGCTTACGATATCGCGGTCGCTTCCGCCCACAGGACCCCCCAGAGGGTAGAACAGCTCGTCACCGGTACCGACGCATCTGTTTTCATCTCCATCGCAGGACTGTCCGCAGCCCTTCCCGGAGTCATCGCATCGTTCACCACCAAGCCCGTGATCGGAGTACCCGTCAGCGGTTCCCTGAACTACGATGCCATGCTCTCCATCGTGCAGATGCCCCCGGGAATCCCCGTGGCAGCCGTCGGTATGGACCGCGGAGACAATGCGGCAACTCTCGCAATCGAGATGCTGGCACTGTTCGATTCCGCACTCGCCAAGAAGCTTGCGGACGACCGCAAGGCCATGGCCGAGAAGGTCGAGAAGGATTCCGACTTCGTCGTCGGTGAAGCCGGGAAGGTGCAGTGA
- a CDS encoding transmembrane protein, whose amino-acid sequence MDIISWDFLTLIILVFSIVMILAGVFSTYFGKGKNRAFGVLIIVIGLVVGLIWVYLINWSGISPFDGIDGWNIVYNAIVYLIGILIGALIAVGIFLVTVLKS is encoded by the coding sequence ATGGACATAATCAGCTGGGATTTCCTGACCCTCATCATTCTCGTCTTCTCGATTGTGATGATCCTCGCAGGAGTCTTCTCCACCTATTTCGGAAAGGGCAAGAACAGGGCATTCGGTGTCCTGATCATCGTTATCGGACTCGTAGTCGGACTTATTTGGGTCTATCTCATCAACTGGAGCGGAATCTCTCCCTTCGACGGTATCGACGGATGGAACATCGTCTACAACGCCATCGTCTACCTCATCGGAATCCTCATCGGTGCTCTCATCGCTGTTGGAATCTTCCTTGTCACCGTTCTCAAGAGCTGA
- a CDS encoding transcription initiation factor TFIIB Tfb2, giving the protein MERNLVKGRPIDVLAAASVYCSCRISGIPRTLDEIAENANIGRRELGRTYRHLSKELGLGLSPARPQDYIGRYCDALKLGTEVRERALSLIRKASENDLLSGLGPAGVTAAAVYISAIICGEHRSQKQVAEAADISEVTLRSRYRELADGLGIRIEFS; this is encoded by the coding sequence GTGGAACGCAATCTCGTGAAGGGCCGTCCGATAGATGTCCTGGCGGCCGCTTCCGTATACTGCAGCTGCAGGATCTCCGGAATCCCCCGCACCCTCGATGAGATTGCAGAAAACGCCAACATCGGCAGAAGGGAACTGGGGAGAACCTACCGCCACTTATCCAAAGAACTCGGTCTGGGTCTGTCGCCTGCAAGACCTCAGGACTATATCGGGAGGTACTGCGACGCGTTGAAACTTGGTACCGAGGTCCGCGAGAGAGCCCTGTCGCTCATCAGGAAAGCGTCCGAGAACGATCTCCTTTCGGGACTCGGTCCAGCAGGCGTGACTGCAGCCGCAGTCTACATCTCGGCGATTATCTGCGGAGAGCATCGTTCTCAAAAACAAGTGGCCGAAGCCGCAGACATATCGGAAGTCACTCTCAGGAGCAGATACAGGGAACTGGCTGACGGTCTGGGCATAAGGATCGAGTTCAGCTGA